Proteins found in one Solea senegalensis isolate Sse05_10M unplaced genomic scaffold, IFAPA_SoseM_1 scf7180000013654, whole genome shotgun sequence genomic segment:
- the LOC122760453 gene encoding G patch domain-containing protein 8-like isoform X2 produces the protein MGPKPREAPGMACSACYYLVISSTHLTNGHFRRVKGVFRGPLCPTASSDSPERTDGALGCSLEDLKALFYCELCDKQYLRHQEFDNHINSYDHAHKQRLKDLKQREFARNVASKSWKDQRKQEKAVRRLHQLAQLQQETQRDSVRTYGLRSRVRAACQQRERDHSPEEKPEPFNHIQRSYATQTSTAGLSKLPEDPCRAPCQATLATAESTLITHPESNTDPHVVIQPSCTGSYPQLPLPERERVGGRLGVSFCFSRRGPRLEPSASVFSDLEEEEREKREQMKERIKEIMDDTDREIGAAEERKQGMSERHKSNSDSVGPSEARSIPGETVREEEEIAKTDVVKEHPLISTAASNNHTHNSLFSPSQTQVTVRAREVAGAHMDTEETDSDTEVKAQTEARREESEHMSVLGKDGSTQLRWPVSLLKFTKCQPHISFSCNPLHLKPQRPEQLTDDRQALQQNQLCALADQSSSCVSVTLISDAHSSSQRQTRHEVSAPEQTIAEENSKAEQHIDVETKAHLFHTKKTSETGAERERCSLSVENCVRAASHPFDPANSDSSDTNSQNPLGGRLGVARGIRERAITALSCKLESVTQSGTQGMCISPSRCECRSKATSECAGAPALYVRASEVSRKKRKASTKKYNLGKKKPSEEEKASKKCQSTRCKVRSVVSTVSTVREGKGKAAGSWGKKRRQKQRREVRMRCGVQRAGSSCLQGRCEAKPVSVSVRKKRPHRSHSTDSQSQPEDCGAYSRLTRHTADRDTEGEGKRDGVAVPFPRRSHFSLHSFSPGCDSKQFWEKGHHSNPRSFIDGCYRDNNCGSGPARKRELPHKDRKFIHSRRKSSRHCEVWEERGRKMGGNSSSRHRDLISDTEQWEWLTGKCTGGNEQGRSMTGWRSRNRAVERDQVVRFSPSTSSWGRRGRHVSTEDADWDRCSVDRWTWGSSDSWEDRGAHNSTLASRTGADSRDSLGCVWRSTGTRPSNSRHFSSPEWWTSRQTYSPQSVINTRASRCFSPRSCSPCSSTSVSELSWEWSRSSTCSEVTVDGLQSSEATGLSLEPPQEAKRQRRSSIPTTPDITSCSSAPTVPGLKMHQCQTTNPFQLEEANSQSDLTPGSAASVTTGSSGISLQGLSPSKSLPQKQARTLFLPLIGKLPAMQRKARRKKWLLEKSQDKEGEEEEEAKCIGVGPEAVIDSRQHSLDMAESKPRSMPNLCPSQFRTDDKQTGGETAAPISFTAEEIDKYRLLQEQAREHMQKVLEKMQESAEARKETNYTHTTQGENCGTAGEQYTPVPATLHNHSQPQTQSIHTDMMQTQAQHALQDRLPLLHVPAHESFTQPMTLGVPNLPPLPSSPLHHIILQHTGLSMPPSSSSSSTSAPSPAIHPHRAIQPHPLPPIHPSLSHHLHLSPFSISSLFPSILLSHQPITLLPQSAAFHATQLAPLSPVALQPLNPQPFMDRVWPLRFQQKAL, from the exons AGGCTGAAGGACCTCAAGCAAAGGGAGTTTGCTCGCAACGTGGCCTCAAAATCATGGAAGGACCAGCGCAAACAGGAGAAGGCTGTCAGGCGGCTGCACCAACTAGCACAGCTGCAACAGGAAACTCAGCG AGACTCAGTGAGGACATACGGGCTAAGAAGTAGAGTCAGGGCTGCGTGCcaacagcgagagagagaccaCAGTCCTGAAGAAAAACCTGAACCTTTTAACCACATCCAGCGATCGTATGCTACGCAAACCAGCACAGCTGGTCTCAGTAAACTACCTGAAGATCCATGCCGAGCTCCTTGCCAAGCAACGTTGGCTACCGCAGAGTCCACACTAATCACACATCCAGAATCCAATACAGACCCCCATGTGGTAATCCAGCCATCTTGTACAGGCTCATATCCCCAGCTGCCTCTCCCTGAGCGGGAGAGAGTTGGTGGCAGACTTGGGGTGTCCTTCTGCTTCTCCCGCAGGGGACCCAGGCTGGAACCATCTGCCTCTGTCTTCTCAGACCtcgaggaggaagaaagagaaaagagggagcAAATGAAAGAAAGGATAAAAGAAATAATGGATGATACTGACAGGGAGATTGGGGccgcagaggagaggaagcaggGCATGAGTGAAAGGCATAAGTCTAACTCTGACAGTGTTGGACCAAGCGAAGCGAGGTCAATCCCtggagagacagtgagagaagaggaggagattgCAAAAACAGACGTCGTAAAAGAACACCCTCTTATTTCCACAGCAGCATCCAATAATCACACCCACAATTCATTATTCTCACCATCACAGACCCAGGTGACCGTACGGGCCAGAGAAGTAGCAGGGGCACACATGGATAcagaagagacagacagtgataCGGAGGTAAAGGCACAAACAGAAgcaaggagggaggagagtgaGCACATGTCTGTGCTAGGGAAAGATGGCTCCACCCAGCTGAGATGGCCTGTCAGTTTACTTAAGTTCACTAAGTGTCAACCGCACATTTCCTTCAGCTGCAACCCACTCCACTTGAAACCCCAACGACCAGAACAACTCACAGATGATCGGCAGGCGTTACAACAGAATCAGCTGTGTGCTCTCGCAGATCAATCAAGCTCCTGCGTGTCAGTTACTCTCATATCAGATGCTCACTCCAgctcacaaagacagacaagacaCGAGGTGAGTGCGCCGGAACAGACAATTGCAGAGGAGAATTCCAAGGCAGAGCAACACATTGATGTGGAGACGAAAGCACACCtgttccacacaaaaaaaacatcggAAACAGGAGCTGAAAGAGAAAGATGCAGTTTAAGTGTGGAGAACTGTGTGAGGGCAGCCTCCCATCCATTTGACCCTGCCAATAGTGACAGCTCTGACACAAACTCCCAGAATCCTCTGGGAGGAAGATTAGGGGTTGCAAGAGGGATAAGGGAAAGAGCCATCACAGCCCTGAGCTGCAAATTAGAGTCTGTCACCCAGTCTGGCACACAGGGGATGTGCATTAGCCCATCCAGGTGTGAGTGTAGGAGTAAGGCAACGTCTGAGTGTGCCGGTGCTCCGGCGCTGTACGTGCGTGCCTCAGAAGTGTCACGCAAAAAGAGGAAAGCCAGCACAAAGAAATACAACCTGGGAAAGAAGAAGCCGAGCGAAGAAGAAAAAGCTTCAAAGAAGTGCCAATCAACAAGGTGCAAAGTGAGGAGTGTTGTCTCTACAGTCTCCACCGTCAGAGAAGGGAAGGGAAAGGCTGCAGGGAGCTGGGGGAAGAAACGGAGGCAAAAGCAACGTAGGGAAGTGAGGATGAGGTGTGGGGTGCAGAGAGCAGGGAGCAGTTGTCTCCAGGGGAGGTGTGAGGCTAAGCCAGTATCTGTCTCTGTCCGGAAGAAGAGGCCCCACAGGAGCCACAGCACTGACTCCCAGTCACAGCCAGAAGACTGCGGCGCTTACTCCAGACTCAccagacacacagcagacagagacacCGAGGGGGAGGGAAAGCGAGACGGCGTTGCAGTGCCTTTTCCTCGGCGGTCTCACTTCTCCTTACACTCCTTCTCACCAGGATGCGACTCAAAGCAGTTTTGGGAAAAGGGTCACCATAGCAACCCCAGGAGTTTCATTGACGGCTGTTACCGTGACAACAACTGTGGTAGCGGCCcagcgagaaagagagaactCCCCCACAAGGACAGGAAATTCATTCATAGCAGGAGGAAGAGTTCGAGGCATTGTGAAGTCTGGGAAGAGAGGGGCAGGAAAATGGGAGGGAATTcaagcagcagacacagagacttAATATCAGACACAGAGCAGTGGGAGTGGTTAACAGGAAAGTGCACAGGAGGTAATGAGCAGGGCAGGTCAATGACGGGGTGGAGATCAAGAAATAGAGCAGTAGAGAGGGATCAGGTGGTCAGGTTTAGCCCCAGCACCAGCAGCTGGGGCAGGAGAGGCAGACATGTTAGCACAGAGGATGCAGACTGGGACAGGTGCAGTGTGGACAGATGGACATGGGGCAGCAGCGACAGCTGGGAGGACAGGGGAGCGCACAACTCCACGTTAGCCTCCAGAACAGGGGCTGACAGCAGAGACAGCCTGGGCTGTGTGTGGAGAAGCACAGGCACCAGACCCTCAAACTCCAGACACTTCTCCAGCCCTGAGTGGTGGACAAGCAGGCAGACGTACAGCCCCCAGAGTGTGATCAACACAAGAGCAAGCAGATGTTTTAGCCCACGCTCCTGCAGCCCCTGCAGTAGCACTAGCGTCTCCGAGCTGAGCTGGGagtggagcaggagcagcaccTGCTCAGAGGTTACAGTAGACGGGCTGCAGTCATCAGAAGCGACAGGTCTCTCATTGGAGCCCCCACAAGAGGCAaaaaggcagaggaggagttCCATACCCACTACACCCGACATTACATCTTGTTCCTCCGCTCCCACAGTTCCAGGTCTTAAAATGCACCAATGTCAAACAACAAATCCTTTTCAGCTAGAAGAGGCAAATTCACAGTCTGATCTCACCCCTGGATCCGCAGCCTCTGTCACTACAGGCAGCTCAGGCATATCTCTTCAAGGACTATCCCCCAGTAAGTCTTTACCACAGAAACAAGCTCGAACGTTGTTTCTGCCCCTCATTGGAAAACTACCTGCGATGCAGAGAAAAGCCAGAAGGAAAAAGTGGCTGCTGGAGAAGAGTCAGGacaaagagggagaagaggaagaggaagctaAGTGTATTGGAGTGGGCCCAGAAGCAGTCATTGACAGTCGGCAGCATTCTCTGGACATGGCTGAGTCCAAACCCAGAAGCATGCCAAATCTCTGCCCATCACAGTTTAGGACTGACGACAAGCAGACAGGTGGAGAGACAGCAGCGCCAATCAGCTTTACTGCTGAGGAGATTGACAAATATCGCCTCCTGCAAGAGCAGGCAAGAGAGCACATGCAGAAAGTTTTGGAAAAGATGCAGGAGAGTGCAGAGGCACGCAAAGAgacaaactacacacacaccacacaaggAGAGAACTGTGGAACTGCAGGGGAACAATACACACCTGTACCTGCAACCCTGCACAACCACTCACAGCCTCAAACCCAGTCAATTCACACAGACATGATGCAGACACAAGCACAGCACGCCCTTCAGGACAGGCTCCCACTCCTACATGTGCCCGCACACGAGAGCTTTACTCAGCCCATGACTCTGGGTGTCCCTAACCTCCCCCCTCTGCCATCCTCCCCCCTTCATCACATTATTTTACAACACACAGGCCTCTCCATGCCCccgtcctcctcatcctcttccacCTCAGCCCCGTCCCCTGCCATCCATCCACATCGTGCCATCCAACCACATCCACTTCCACCCAtccacccctccctctctcatcaCCTTCACCTCTCTcctttctccatctcctccctGTTTCCCTCCATCCTGCTGTCCCATCAACCCATCactctcctcccacagtccgcTGCTTTCCACGCCACGCAACTGGCTCCCCTCTCCCCAGTAGCACTTCAACCCTTGAACCCTCAGCCTTTCATGGACAGAGTCTGGCCATTGAGGTTTCAACAGAAGGCGCTATGA